Genomic segment of Drosophila takahashii strain IR98-3 E-12201 chromosome X, DtakHiC1v2, whole genome shotgun sequence:
tgtgatattttgtttaaaacgtcaaaaataacgttctttttactcttatcCACAAAGGATATGCATTTTAACTAATCTGGAAGCCAAATTAACTGTtttttgttcatgtctataaagtgctagaaaaccagttaaattgttgattaaaatatgtaaaaacctcagtaggccttttaaaataaaaatctcaaataatgattatttacggtccctgattttaactattactttCTGTTACTTCACTGTTATATAAATCAATtttgaaaagaaaatgttgtcattaaactgatttgctaaTTTTTAGATTATAGAACCTTTTTACCAAAACCAATTCAATCCTTTGCAgtgaatacaatttttttaaaggagtATTGCACTAGttgacaaaataatttttgaaaatcacaaaaaagaaatccttaaaattttgtattggtatacatttttttatgtttttataataatttctttactTATAAAAATCCATTAACAAAATGATTTCTACCAGGAACCACCATCATGCTTCttggtttattttcaaaaattattttgtaaggtagtgttattaaaaaataaaccatttttcGGAAGAGTAGGGTAAAAGCCTGTTTATAAAACCCAATTCAagcatttcatttgatttttgcCTGACTTAATCACttcttttgtttaaaattgccaccaaaaataattaattagttcatgtacatacaaacatactcGAAATTCCAGCCCCAATAAAACCCCAAAGTTATGATatatgtaaattaaaatgcgTTTAATGACTTAACTACTATTTCACTTGAATATTGTGGAAAATTTGCAATTCATAAgatttctttttcgttttcgaGGGTGCAAATAAAGagggtaaaaaaaaagacgaTCAACGAATTAGAGGTTCTCCAGACCGGGCAGCGGGAACTTCCTGCTGAACTGGGCCACTCCCCTGCGGATCTCCTCCACCTGGGCCTTGATCTCCGCATTCTCGTCCAGCGCCTTGTGGTAGTCGGCCAACTTGGGACTGCTGGCCGCTTTGGCCGCCTGGGCGCCCACCTTCAAGGCGGCATCGATGAAGGCCACCACCTGCTCGATGTCCTGCTCGGCGAGACCGCGAGTGGTCAGAGCCGGTGTGCCCAATCGAATGCCCGAAGGATTCAGCGCGGATTTGTCGCCCGGCACTGTGTTCTTGTTGCAGGCAATGCCCACCTCCTCCAGGATATATTCCGCCTTGGCTCCCGTCAAGCCGGCCTTGCGGACATCGACCAGCACCAAGTGGACATCGGTGCCGCCGGTGGCCACCTGATAGCCCCGCGAGATGAGCCCATCGCACAGGACTTTGGCATTCCGGAGCACCTGCGTCTGATAGGCCTTGAATTCGGGCGTCTTTGCCTGCCTGAAGGCGGTGGCAATGCCGCCCACCGCATTGTTGTGCGGACCACCCTGGAGCGAGGGGAAGACCGCCTGGTTGATGCGCTCCTCCAGATCGTACAGGATCTTCTCGCCGTTCGCCTTCGTGCTGCGCACTCCCTTGCGGAAGAAGATGACGCCGGCGCGAGGACCTCTCAAGGTTTTATGCGTCGTCGTAGTCACAATGTCGGCGTACTCAAAGGGCGACGGAATCAATCCGGCGGCCACGATGCCCGCCACATGGGCCATGTCGGCCATCAGATAGGCGCCCACATCGTCGCAAATCTGACGGAATCTCGCATAGTCGAGCAGGCGCGAGTAACACGAGATGCCGGCAATGATGATCTGGGGACGGAACGTCTTCGCCGCCTCCGCCAACTTGTCGTAGTCAATGATGCCCGTCTCCGGATTCACCTTGTACGGCATGCTCTCGAAGAAAATGGACGTGGCCGAGATTTTCTTGGTGGGCGTGAAGAAGCCGTGCGTCAAGTGACCACCGTCGGGCAGATCCAAACCCATAATTCGGTCGTGGGGACGACAGACGCCCGTGTAGACGGCCAAATTGGCCGGAGATCCCGAATAGGGCTGCACATTGACGCCCCACTTGTCGTCCTCCAGGTTGAACAGCTCGCGACCTCGCTTCTGGGCGAGCAGCTCCACGCGGTCGATGAACTCGTTGCCTCCATAGTACCTGGGAATTGCGAGGAATTGGGATTAGTTCGGGATCGTTTTAGTATAGTATATAAACTATTAgagctaaaaaatatttattattcaagaaaaagtataatttatatacTATAAGagttaaagaatatttatattaaagaaaaagtataatttatatttaaaaaactaaaaatcaaGGATCTATGAGGATCCAAGCCCTATCAAACAGATCTATAGAGCCcactaataatataataatacgggtatataaatattatataatatgaCATGATAGGTATGTATATGATAAGATAaaggtttaatatttaagtattttaaaatccggagttgaaaaataaaataagatggGTCTGTAAATATTATATGATATGACTTAATAGGTAAAttagctttaaaatttaattatttcaaaatcatTATAATATTGGATAAATGTAggtaaagtaaaatatatctaCAGGTTTAGAAAAGGGGAACACGGTCActcaaattatatttaatatgagTTGAGTAGTATAGGAATAACTAAAAATCATGGACTAATAAGGATCCGATCCCTATTATACAGATTTATGGAGcccattaataataaaataatatgggtCTATAAgtatattatgataatatgtGATATTATATTTGATAGGATAaaggtttaaatatttcgaaatgcttataatattgaattaaagaagataaagtaaattatatataaaagcaAAGGATAATATGTAATACGAGTTGAAAAATACAGGAGTAATTAAAAAGCATGGATCGAAgaggaatacaaaaataaGTAGAAAGATTGATATCAGATCTATAAATCCGActgataaaatgtaaaatcgttccataaatattattattatatattattatatgattATTACTATATATGATCTACACTCACCTCTTGCCGGGATATCCCTCGGAGTACTTGTTGGTGAGGCAGGAGCTCAGACTCTCGAGCACCGCCACCGAGGTGAAGTTCTCGCTGGCGATCATCTCGAGACCCTCGCGCTGgcgctccttctccttcttgaTCAGATCGGCCAACTCGGGATCTCCCTGCTCCAGCGGGGTTTGCAGCATCTTCTGATCGGCCATGTTCTGTTCGTAATTAAGAAATATActggttattattttatttatatatactatatagacTGCAGTGCAATGCGATGCGTTTGGCAAGACGATCGCTGGGTTTGTGCGGACTATGGAAAAACGATCCCTGCCTGGTCAGCTAAGCGCATGTTTACATTTCATTtcgaaacaacaaaaatatttatgttcccGCGAGAATTGCGAAAATCGCAAACAAATGTGTACAGGTTCAATGGGTTCAAATAGCATTGGAAAAGTTCTGTTGATAAGGCGGCGGACGAAGCTATCGCCAAGCGGAGATTAGCCATCGATGCACCATGGCAACCACTTGAGGCGGGCTTCTTTCTCGATTAGATTGGCCAAAATAAACGCTTAGGTGATATAACACCCGTAACACCCATTATTTTGGGTCATCAATCGCCCGGGCTCGAAAATGCGACCCCCCATGGATGGGAGCGAAGCTATTTGCGTCCCGCTTATCGCTCTATTTGTATGTCCGTCCGTGTCCCA
This window contains:
- the Shmt gene encoding serine hydroxymethyltransferase, translated to MQQARSTLPQKLRFCFSRDLNTQVKNPVNFASRKLSGALTRVAARNQTLSPSALFSAIRRFSDCKQSALKNMADQKMLQTPLEQGDPELADLIKKEKERQREGLEMIASENFTSVAVLESLSSCLTNKYSEGYPGKRYYGGNEFIDRVELLAQKRGRELFNLEDDKWGVNVQPYSGSPANLAVYTGVCRPHDRIMGLDLPDGGHLTHGFFTPTKKISATSIFFESMPYKVNPETGIIDYDKLAEAAKTFRPQIIIAGISCYSRLLDYARFRQICDDVGAYLMADMAHVAGIVAAGLIPSPFEYADIVTTTTHKTLRGPRAGVIFFRKGVRSTKANGEKILYDLEERINQAVFPSLQGGPHNNAVGGIATAFRQAKTPEFKAYQTQVLRNAKVLCDGLISRGYQVATGGTDVHLVLVDVRKAGLTGAKAEYILEEVGIACNKNTVPGDKSALNPSGIRLGTPALTTRGLAEQDIEQVVAFIDAALKVGAQAAKAASSPKLADYHKALDENAEIKAQVEEIRRGVAQFSRKFPLPGLENL